accgctggttaggctcatatgcttgcacacaagtcctttggttgatatattattgattttttacagagaggaagggagaggaatagagttagaaacatcgatcagctgcctcctgcacaccccctactggggatgtgccctcaagcaaggtacatgcctttgacctaccggttagggctaatttctttttttttttaaaaaatatttaattgaatttatagaggagagatcaatgatgagagaaaatcattcactggctgcctcctgcatgcccatctggggaatgagcctgcaacctgggcatgtgccctgaccataatgaaaccaggacctcctggttcatgtcatagctgaaccactgagccacaccaaccaggttGGGGCTAATTTTTTAACCCAAAATTTCCACAACTGAAATTTTTAGCtcccaatttcttttaaaaatgaagcaaatatGAAAACTTAAGCCATCACTAATGACTACAGAAATTATACTGAGATTAAGTCCATTTAAATACGTTTATAAAAATCTACTCAACACCTACCTATATAGTGTATGTAAAATAGgtagtttctcctttttttggaCTAAAAATGCTGACCCAAATTTATATTATGAATTACGTAGTCACTGAATTTCTCAAAATGGAATGAGTATAGTGACCCTTAAACATGAgcttgaactgtgtgggtccacttatgTGCAGAATCTAAAAAGGTCTTCTGCACATGTGGGTTTTGCATTTGTGGATGCAGGAGGCCAGAAGCACGCCTTGTCTTACACCATTTTATAAGGGAgccctggaaccaatcccctagGGATACCTAGGAACTTAAGTATTAAGAACAATGTTagtcctggcaggtgtggctcagcgagTTCACTGTCCGATGTtgattgctggttcgattccaggtctgggcacatacctaggtcgcGGGATCCATCTCAACAGAGTGCGGcggcagctgatccatgtctctttcatgttgatgtttctctctctaaaatcaacaaaagcatacatacatacatatataaatacacacacacacaaaataaaaaagaacagttaAACACAAACTTCCGGCTGCATGGGGGCTCAGCACACCAGCCTCTTAAGGGACAACCGTACACCCTCCTATAAGAGTCAAGAGCCAAGGGTTATCTTTCAAGCTTTTATTTAAGGGCACGGATTCGGGATGGATTTTAGATCTTGTTGAAAGCAGCCACGTCCATGGACTGCACATAGTCCTCAAAAGCAGTGATCTGCTCCTCCAGCATGTCTGTTCCAACTTTATCGTCTTCCACTACACACTGTATTTGAAGCTTTTTAATTCCATACCCCACTGGAACCAGTTTAGCTGAAAAGAACAGTAAGAAAAATCTTAGAGACGTTCTGTTCATAGGCAAAGGTTGAAATTATGTAAATTTCTGATGCCAATTTCAATTAAGAAAGGTTAAACTCACAAGAGCCCCAGACCAAGCCATCTGCTTGAATGCTCCTGACACATTCCTCTAATTTTGCCATATCTGTCTCATCATCCCAAGGTTTCACATCTAATAAGATGGAAGACTTGGCAACAAGTGCAGgttctaaaaaaataagaaacagcaTTATTTAAGTAGTTATATCTTTTTTACCCTAGTCCAGACacaaatctcttttttaaataaatttttattgatttcagagaggaagggagagggagagagaggtagaaacatcaatgatgagagaaccattgattggctgcctcctgcacgtcccatactggggatcgagcctgcaacctgggcatatgccctaactgggaatcaaaccatgacctcctggttcataggtcaatgttcaaccacggagccacgccggctggaccACAATAAATCTTGATTTTCAAAATCATCTCCTTAGCCACACAAAACTATGGAATACATCTCATGTTTGTCACACACAAGCCCACTTTCTGTTTTGCTAAGAAAGAGGTGTTTAATCATGTAACAATTTCTTTCCCACAGAGGAATGCCACAACTGCCACCATGAGAACAGCTGCAGACCAGTAGCTGTGGAAGTTCTACAGAAAGTTTTGAGATACTCACCTACTCAGTAAATGAGGAAATTACTCTGGGGATTAATCTTCGAAAAAGGTTATTCACACTATTATGaaatgaagacaaacaattaTAAAATGACCTACTTTTGGCTTTCTTTGATTCATACTGTGCAAGGCGTTCTTCTCTTAGCCTCTTTGCTTCTTCGctttcctgtaaaaaaaaatttaatatatttcacaAAGCTGGTTGTTCCTCAGGTTAGCGACAGTGAGGTCATCACAATACCAGCTTTCTCAGAAAAAAGCAAATCCATCATGAGCTCAAGTTCAGCCGAAAGATGGTGATTTGATTTCATTCATCATGTAAccagtgagaattttttaaaagccaggacTGAAATCCAGGCCATCAGGCTCCAGAGGCTGTGCTTAAGCACAAGGATGCACAGACACCAATAGCTGCCATACCTCCTCATCGTCAGACCCGAAGAGGTCAATGTCGTCATCGTCGTCTTTACTGTCGGCAGCTCCGCTTCCTGTGGTGTCTTCCACGTTGGCAGGGCCATACTTGCCCAAAGCTTTCTTCACTCCGGGCAGGCTTcacaaaaacaataattaaatgtAACTATCAGGCGGATACAACTTCTTCACTCGGAAAACACACCAGGACTTGTTTTCATCATTATTTACCAGAACCCACTGAACACTCCCAGCTAAGTGCTTTCCTGTGTTTTAACTCCTCACCCAACAAACATTGGTAGCATGTGAGCTAGTACATCCAATACTCACTAGGGTTTACTCTTTCacaatgagtatttttttaaaaataagttttcttgattttttacagagagaagggagagggagagagttagaaacatcgatgagagagaaacatcgatcagctgcctcctgcacaccccccactgggtatgtgccctcaaccaaggtacatgcccttgaccggaatcgaacctgggacctttcagtccccaggccgatgctccatccactgagccaaaccggtcagggccacaaTGAGTATTTCTGTTTTGAGATTTCATTAAGTATGCTCAATTCCATTCTGAGTGAACTGGAGTCCACTTCCCCAAACTTCCACCCTTGTTGGCAGTTTCAGAAGAATGGCCC
This Eptesicus fuscus isolate TK198812 chromosome 11, DD_ASM_mEF_20220401, whole genome shotgun sequence DNA region includes the following protein-coding sequences:
- the EEF1B2 gene encoding elongation factor 1-beta, with amino-acid sequence MGFGDLRSPSGLQVLNNYLADKSYIEGYVPSQADVAVFEAVSGPPPADLCHALRWYNHIKSYEKEKASLPGVKKALGKYGPANVEDTTGSGAADSKDDDDDIDLFGSDDEEESEEAKRLREERLAQYESKKAKKPALVAKSSILLDVKPWDDETDMAKLEECVRSIQADGLVWGSSKLVPVGYGIKKLQIQCVVEDDKVGTDMLEEQITAFEDYVQSMDVAAFNKI